The Gemmatimonadaceae bacterium genome contains the following window.
ACGCCACGGCGGCAATGCGCCGCACTTCGGCGTGCTTGTCGTCGACCGCCACGTGCAACCCCTGCAGTGCGCGTGACGTGCCAAGGCGAATAAGCGCACGCGCCGTGGCAATACGGATGCGATCGTCGGGGTGATCGAGCAGCGGCAGCATCGCATCGTCGGCCGACTCCACCCCCATCTCGCCCAGAATGGCGACGGCGTTGCGCACCACGAACCAGCGGTCGTCCTGCAGTAACGCAAACAACTGTGTCGCACCCAGATCGAGCGACACAATGCTGTCAAAGTACGCGCGGCGCGACGGCGAATCGTCGGCCGCCATGAGCTGCTGCACGAGCACATCCACCGCCGCCTCGCCGGCGCGCGCGAGCAGCTCGAGGAGCGGCAGGCGATCGATCGCATGCGGCACCGCCTGTGCGAGCAGCTCGAGCGCGCGGCGCTTCTGCAGGCGCCTCACGATGCGCTCGAGCGCCAGGCGCCCCGGGCCACTCCCGACGGCGTGGATCTGCGCCATCACCGCGCGCCCGATCCCCTCGATGACCGCCGCATCGTCGCGCAACTCGGCGTCGGTGATGAGCAGAATGAGCTGCTCGGCGGCGCGATTGGCCACATCGTCGGCGTTGGCGCCCGCGAGCCGCGAGAGCGCCGACGCGACCGGTGAACCACTCGTGCCATCTTCACCAGGGGCCGCGACAATCGCGATGCCGTCGGCCGGCGTGGGCACACGCAACCGCGACGGTACATCCGCCGGCGTGACGAGCACACTCCACGAGCGCAGCAGTTCGCGCGGTGTCCCCTCGGGCGCGATGCTGCTCATGGTGGTGGGCGTTTCCGTGGAAAGCCCGGCGCCCGTATCGCCACGCGGCGCGCGCGCCAGCAGCGACGCCAGCGTCAGCAATTCCCCCGGCGATGCCCCCTGCCGGATGGCGATGCTCCCGATGCGCAGCATCACACACCGCTGCAGGATCTCGGCGGCGAGCGGATCGTCGCGCGTGAACGCCCGATCGACCGGCTCCCCCTCGAAGATCAGCGCCCCATCCATCACCCGGCACACGAGCGGCGCCTCCCGCACCCGCCCCGTGAGCGCCCGCAGCGCATCCCGGATGCTCGGCTGCGCCGAGACGTCT
Protein-coding sequences here:
- a CDS encoding HEAT repeat domain-containing protein → MPLGYRRSTPVSVPALDARTSRGTIRALALLVDRLTTLGLADEPRLEDVSAQPSIRDALRALTGRVREAPLVCRVMDGALIFEGEPVDRAFTRDDPLAAEILQRCVMLRIGSIAIRQGASPGELLTLASLLARAPRGDTGAGLSTETPTTMSSIAPEGTPRELLRSWSVLVTPADVPSRLRVPTPADGIAIVAAPGEDGTSGSPVASALSRLAGANADDVANRAAEQLILLITDAELRDDAAVIEGIGRAVMAQIHAVGSGPGRLALERIVRRLQKRRALELLAQAVPHAIDRLPLLELLARAGEAAVDVLVQQLMAADDSPSRRAYFDSIVSLDLGATQLFALLQDDRWFVVRNAVAILGEMGVESADDAMLPLLDHPDDRIRIATARALIRLGTSRALQGLHVAVDDKHAEVRRIAAVAYGLSGSNAQQPGLGVRPPAARLASALDRETDDEVAIEMVASLGRLGSADAIQRLLRIALPPQQLQDGQVDTTRRESWLRVAAIESLVRARGSAVRDTIDALVSDPDPDVASTALRYRM